GCCGATGGGCACGTCAAGGTCGTTCAGCACGTAGATGTAGTATATCGATTCTATGTCATCGGCCATCTTCTTGATCCTCTTCATGACCTTTGCCGCGGTCTCGCCCTGCTGGGCGGACAGGAACTCCGTGTTCATGAGGCTGCCCGCCACGCGGTCCGAATGCTTGAGGAGGGTCTTGATCTGGCCGACCTTTTCCTCCGGGAGGAGCTTGAACAGGTCGGAAACGGTCTCGTAGGGCATCTCGTCGAGAAGGTCCACGACCTCGTCCATGGGGGTCTCGTCCAGTATCCGGGCCAGGCGCTCGTGATCTATGGACTTGGCCATCATGAGGCGCATCTTCAGGGGCAATTCCTGTAAGATGTCCGACGCGGTGGCGTCGTCAAAGGAATTGAAAATGAGCAGGCGCTCCTCGGCCCCCAGGTCGATGAGTATGTCCGCCAGGTCGGCGGGGTGGAGCTGGGAGAGCTTGGAAGAGGGGACCCTGAGCGAGAGGGACTTGAAGTCCTCGGTCGCGGTAATGGGCTGGACGAACTTCCAGGAGATGAACTTGTCCTTCAGCTCGTAGGCGAAGAGCCATTTTACCGCGGAATTGAAGAACCTGAGCCAGCCGAGCCGCCGAAGCAGCCCCTTGAAACCGACATCGACGTGGACGAGCCAGAGCTTGATGCCGTCCTTCAGGATGTGCAGGTCGTTCACCCGCACCACCTTGGACCCGGCAATATCGACGATCTGCTTGTCCCAGAAGGTCTCCCGGAGGCGCAGCTCGCTGGCTGACAGCTTGAAGGGCTCCACCGGGTGGTCCGCCTCGTCAAGAACGACGAGCCTGTCCTCGAGGATGTTTTCGATGTATTTCCAGGGGTAATAGAGGAGCTTTTTCCGGAATCCCTTGCGCACGATCAGGGCGTTGATCTTCGGGTACATGCCATGGACGTCGGCGACGACGTCATAGAGCCTGCCGATGGAGACGCTGTTGGCGTCGACGACCGGCAGATTGATGATCTGCGACAGGTATATGAAGGATGCATGTCGGGCCCGGTCGGTCATATGGATTGGTCTCTTGTTTCATGGACGCGGTTAAAAATGTACCGTATGAATGAGTACCCGCGCCATGGGCGCGGGCTTGTTTCATACAATATCCATACTGCATATTTTTCAAGTAGAATTGGCTGGAAAATTGAAATAATTTTAATTAATCGCAGTCCGGCATCCGTCCTGCCGATAGTTATCGGCTTCCTGTTGTTTTTCTTTACGGCGCGTGAAAACTCGGAGCGTTGAGGACACGCACGACATTTAATTTAAATTCTTGACATTTATTTCAAGTTGTGGCTGTGATAAAAGCCGGTCGCAGATGGATTTTTCCGTATGGTGCATGCAGCTGCTTCAGGCTGAATATAACGTTCGCCGGAAGAGATAAATATTAAAAAAAGGAGGATTCATTATGGTTGATGATAGCGGCATGAGCGAAACTTCCGTAACAACCGAGGGCCCGCTGAGCCAGATCGGTTCGTCTATCAAGGGTGTCTTTATCGGACTGATATGCTTCATAGCGGCATTTCCGGTGCTGTATTGCGGAGCTACCAGGGTGATGTGGAACAAGGTTCTTAAAGAAGCTGTTCCTGTCGAGCAGGCCAAATCGGGCAAACCGGCATACGTGACCGGCATAGCCACGGCTGAAAAGATCGGCGATCCTCCCAATGTCGCCGTCGGGGATTACCTGACGATATCGAAGACCCCCCAGGTGTACGCATGGGTCGAGCATGTCAAGGAAGAATCGAAGAAAGAGCGCTCCGGAGTGGCGAGCAAGAAGACCACCACGAC
This genomic window from Spirochaetota bacterium contains:
- a CDS encoding magnesium transporter is translated as MTDRARHASFIYLSQIINLPVVDANSVSIGRLYDVVADVHGMYPKINALIVRKGFRKKLLYYPWKYIENILEDRLVVLDEADHPVEPFKLSASELRLRETFWDKQIVDIAGSKVVRVNDLHILKDGIKLWLVHVDVGFKGLLRRLGWLRFFNSAVKWLFAYELKDKFISWKFVQPITATEDFKSLSLRVPSSKLSQLHPADLADILIDLGAEERLLIFNSFDDATASDILQELPLKMRLMMAKSIDHERLARILDETPMDEVVDLLDEMPYETVSDLFKLLPEEKVGQIKTLLKHSDRVAGSLMNTEFLSAQQGETAAKVMKRIKKMADDIESIYYIYVLNDLDVPIGVLTLKQLLKAESKTPIGDIMRENVVRVKVDTHIKLVAQIFYKYNFTVVPVVDEYDRIQGIITIKDALEPVFPEIREETEEV